One genomic window of Prochlorococcus marinus str. NATL2A includes the following:
- a CDS encoding adenylate kinase has product MKKKLLFLGPPGAGKGTQANLFCKKYGLIHLSTGDLLRDEVSSGSVLGIKAAEIMNKGELVSDELVLSIVEGRLANINEGWLLDGFPRNVNQANSLKNLLEKINQPLEGVILIKVADDYLIKRLVERGRQDDNEQVITNRLKIYREKTSPLIDLYKKQGILEEIEGNADIDVVFSCIEKSLG; this is encoded by the coding sequence ATGAAAAAAAAATTACTATTTCTTGGCCCCCCTGGCGCGGGGAAAGGGACTCAAGCAAATCTTTTTTGCAAAAAATACGGACTAATTCATCTTTCAACTGGAGATTTACTTAGAGATGAGGTCTCCTCAGGATCTGTTTTAGGTATCAAAGCTGCTGAGATTATGAATAAAGGAGAATTAGTGAGTGATGAATTAGTTCTCTCAATTGTTGAAGGGAGGTTGGCAAATATTAATGAGGGTTGGTTGTTGGATGGGTTCCCTAGAAATGTCAATCAAGCTAATTCTCTAAAAAATCTTTTAGAAAAAATTAATCAACCTCTAGAGGGGGTCATCTTAATAAAAGTTGCTGACGATTATTTAATTAAAAGGCTTGTAGAGAGAGGAAGACAGGATGACAATGAGCAAGTAATAACTAACAGACTAAAAATATACAGAGAAAAAACCTCTCCACTAATTGATTTGTATAAGAAGCAAGGTATTCTTGAAGAGATAGAAGGTAATGCTGACATTGATGTTGTTTTTTCATGCATTGAGAAATCTTTAGGCTGA
- the rplF gene encoding 50S ribosomal protein L6 yields MSRTGKKPISLPEKVDVKFEGLSITVKGPKGELKRTLPNGVSLSKDENFIFVKPINEKRQSREMHGLCRSLVANMVEGVSNGFTKKLEIVGVGSRAQVKGKTLVVSAGYSHPVEVVPPEGITFKVENNTNVIVTGPDKELVGNEAAKIRAIRPPEPYKGKGIKYQGELIIRKAGKSGKT; encoded by the coding sequence ATGTCTCGTACTGGAAAAAAACCAATCTCCCTTCCCGAAAAGGTAGATGTAAAATTTGAAGGGCTTTCCATCACTGTAAAAGGTCCGAAAGGAGAACTGAAGAGAACTCTTCCTAATGGGGTAAGCCTAAGCAAAGATGAAAACTTTATTTTTGTTAAACCTATAAATGAAAAAAGACAGTCTAGGGAAATGCATGGGCTATGTAGATCTCTTGTTGCAAATATGGTTGAGGGAGTTAGTAATGGTTTTACAAAAAAACTTGAGATTGTTGGTGTGGGATCAAGAGCCCAAGTAAAAGGAAAAACTCTTGTTGTTAGTGCAGGTTATAGTCATCCAGTTGAGGTTGTTCCTCCAGAAGGCATAACTTTTAAAGTTGAAAATAATACAAATGTGATTGTAACTGGACCTGATAAAGAATTAGTTGGCAATGAAGCTGCCAAAATTAGAGCAATCAGGCCCCCAGAACCTTATAAAGGCAAAGGAATTAAATATCAAGGAGAACTAATAATTAGAAAAGCTGGTAAGTCTGGCAAAACTTAA
- the rplP gene encoding 50S ribosomal protein L16: MLSPKRTKFRKQQRGRMRGVATRGNKIAFGQFALQAQDCGWVTSRQIEASRRAMTRYVKRGGQIWIRIFPDKPVTMRPAETRMGSGKGNPEFWVAVVKPGRILFEMGGDEITEAIAKEAMRLAQYKLPVKTKFISLDEDLNKGNYKPAKTPVTADDSESSS; this comes from the coding sequence ATGCTTAGCCCAAAAAGAACCAAATTTCGTAAACAACAAAGAGGCCGTATGCGCGGCGTTGCCACTAGAGGCAACAAAATCGCTTTTGGTCAGTTTGCATTGCAAGCTCAAGACTGTGGATGGGTCACCTCAAGGCAAATCGAGGCAAGTCGACGAGCAATGACTCGTTATGTCAAAAGGGGAGGACAGATTTGGATTCGTATTTTCCCAGATAAGCCAGTGACAATGAGGCCTGCTGAAACAAGAATGGGATCTGGTAAAGGTAATCCAGAATTTTGGGTTGCAGTTGTCAAACCTGGTCGAATCTTGTTTGAAATGGGCGGAGACGAAATTACAGAGGCAATTGCAAAAGAGGCAATGCGACTTGCTCAATACAAGCTGCCTGTTAAAACAAAATTTATTTCCCTAGATGAAGATCTCAATAAGGGAAATTATAAACCTGCTAAAACGCCAGTTACAGCAGATGATTCGGAGTCATCATCATGA
- the rpsH gene encoding 30S ribosomal protein S8, which translates to MANHDPISDMLTRIRNASEKRHEKTKVPASRMSLSIAKVLQSEGFIAEINEEGEGFRKQLILGLKYTGKHRSPIIRSMQRVSKPGLRIYKNTRGLPKVLGGLGIAIISTSNGVMSDRDARKQGVGGEVLCYVC; encoded by the coding sequence ATGGCCAACCACGATCCAATTTCAGACATGCTCACTCGCATAAGAAATGCAAGTGAAAAACGTCATGAAAAAACCAAAGTCCCTGCTTCAAGAATGTCTCTTAGTATCGCTAAGGTTCTTCAAAGTGAGGGATTCATTGCTGAAATCAATGAAGAAGGAGAAGGCTTTCGAAAGCAGCTCATTCTTGGATTGAAATATACTGGGAAGCATCGCTCACCAATTATTCGTTCCATGCAGCGAGTTAGTAAGCCTGGCTTGAGGATTTATAAAAATACTCGAGGATTACCAAAAGTTTTAGGAGGTCTTGGAATTGCAATAATTTCTACCTCTAACGGTGTCATGAGTGATCGTGATGCTCGGAAGCAAGGTGTTGGAGGAGAAGTCCTCTGCTACGTCTGTTGA
- the rplO gene encoding 50S ribosomal protein L15, with translation MTIKLESLQSNKGSRRKKMRKGRGIAAGQGASCGFGMRGQKSRSGRPTRPGFEGGQMPLYRRVPKLKHFPIVNQKNFTVLNVSRLNALKDGTIVNLDLLVKEGILTKPKNPLKILGNGKLEVKLTVQAAAFTASAKNKIEEVGGSCELYN, from the coding sequence ATGACTATTAAATTAGAATCTCTTCAATCAAATAAAGGATCTAGACGTAAAAAAATGCGTAAAGGTCGAGGAATAGCTGCTGGTCAAGGTGCTAGTTGCGGCTTTGGTATGAGGGGACAAAAATCTAGATCAGGAAGACCTACTCGCCCAGGATTTGAGGGTGGTCAAATGCCTTTGTACAGACGAGTTCCAAAACTAAAGCATTTCCCAATTGTTAATCAGAAAAATTTTACTGTCCTCAATGTTTCTAGGTTGAATGCATTGAAAGATGGGACAATAGTTAACCTCGATTTATTGGTCAAGGAGGGTATTTTGACTAAACCAAAAAATCCTCTAAAAATCCTTGGTAATGGGAAATTAGAAGTAAAATTGACTGTTCAAGCTGCAGCGTTTACAGCATCTGCTAAAAATAAAATTGAAGAAGTCGGGGGCTCATGTGAGCTATATAACTAA
- the rpsM gene encoding 30S ribosomal protein S13, producing MARISGIDIPREKRVEVALTYIYGIGLTRAQSILEKSGVNPDIRVKDLEDSDIQKLRAVTEEFTLEGDLRRQEGMALKRLQDIGCVRGRRHRMSLPVRGQRTRTNARTRRGARKTVAGRKK from the coding sequence GTGGCACGGATTTCAGGCATCGATATACCTCGCGAAAAGCGGGTAGAAGTTGCCCTTACTTACATTTACGGCATTGGTTTAACCAGAGCCCAATCTATCCTTGAAAAATCAGGTGTTAATCCTGATATTCGTGTAAAGGATTTAGAGGATAGTGATATTCAGAAGCTCAGAGCTGTTACTGAAGAATTCACTCTTGAAGGAGACTTGAGGCGCCAAGAAGGAATGGCGCTTAAAAGACTTCAAGATATAGGATGTGTCCGTGGACGCAGGCATCGAATGAGCCTTCCTGTTCGTGGACAACGAACAAGAACTAATGCTCGCACAAGGAGAGGAGCAAGAAAAACTGTTGCAGGAAGAAAGAAATAA
- the rplN gene encoding 50S ribosomal protein L14, which produces MIQQETFLTVADNSGAKRLQCIRVLGSNRRYAHVGDVIVASVKDAMPNMGVKKSDVVKAVVVRTRATMRRETGNSIRFDDNAAVLINDDQNPRGTRVFGPVARELRERNFTKIVSLAPEVI; this is translated from the coding sequence ATGATTCAGCAAGAAACATTCTTAACCGTTGCAGATAATAGTGGGGCCAAACGTTTGCAATGCATAAGGGTCTTGGGTTCTAATCGCCGGTATGCCCACGTTGGTGATGTGATTGTTGCTTCTGTTAAAGATGCGATGCCAAATATGGGAGTCAAAAAATCAGATGTCGTTAAAGCAGTTGTTGTTCGTACGAGAGCAACAATGCGTAGAGAGACTGGAAATTCAATTCGCTTTGATGACAACGCTGCTGTTCTTATTAATGATGATCAAAACCCAAGAGGTACTAGGGTATTTGGTCCCGTCGCACGAGAATTAAGAGAGCGCAATTTTACTAAAATTGTCTCTTTAGCTCCAGAGGTTATTTAG
- the rpsE gene encoding 30S ribosomal protein S5, producing MTDSNNQSPNKKTSGSSSAPPAADGRQENRRSRGEKRGGRRDRRGQERDSEWQERVVQIRRVSKTVKGGKKMSFRAIVVVGNEKGQVGVGVGKAGDVIGAVRKGVADGKKHLVRVPLTRNSSIPTLSNGRDGAASVLIRPAAPGTGVIAGGSIRTVLELAGIKNVLAKRLGSKTPLNNARAAMVALSELRTHKATAKERGISLEQIYS from the coding sequence ATGACAGACTCTAACAACCAGTCCCCAAATAAAAAAACTTCTGGATCATCAAGTGCCCCTCCAGCGGCAGATGGTAGGCAGGAAAATCGTCGCAGTCGTGGTGAAAAACGCGGAGGAAGAAGAGATCGAAGAGGTCAAGAAAGAGATTCTGAATGGCAAGAAAGAGTTGTCCAAATTAGAAGGGTTTCGAAAACAGTCAAAGGTGGAAAAAAAATGAGTTTTAGAGCAATAGTTGTAGTAGGCAATGAAAAAGGACAAGTTGGAGTTGGTGTTGGAAAAGCGGGAGATGTTATAGGTGCCGTTCGTAAAGGAGTTGCTGATGGCAAAAAACATTTAGTTCGTGTTCCTTTAACTCGAAATAGTTCGATCCCAACTCTCTCTAACGGTAGAGATGGGGCAGCAAGTGTGTTGATTCGTCCTGCAGCTCCTGGAACAGGTGTAATTGCGGGTGGTTCAATTCGTACCGTTCTAGAGTTAGCTGGAATTAAGAATGTACTTGCAAAGCGATTAGGCAGTAAGACCCCTCTTAATAATGCTCGTGCTGCAATGGTTGCTTTAAGTGAGTTAAGAACTCATAAAGCCACAGCAAAAGAGCGTGGTATTTCACTTGAGCAGATTTATTCCTAA
- the rpmC gene encoding 50S ribosomal protein L29 — protein sequence MSKTTTKDLRNLSDSEMSDKIQNLRKELFDLRFKQATRQLAKTHRFKEARTELAQLLTVSNERSRSNTSS from the coding sequence ATGAGCAAAACAACTACGAAAGATCTACGGAATCTCTCTGATTCCGAGATGTCAGACAAGATTCAAAATCTTCGTAAAGAACTTTTTGACCTTCGTTTTAAGCAAGCCACCAGACAGCTAGCTAAAACTCACCGTTTCAAAGAGGCACGAACTGAATTGGCTCAACTTTTAACGGTTTCTAATGAGCGAAGCCGCTCAAACACATCATCTTGA
- the rpsK gene encoding 30S ribosomal protein S11, whose protein sequence is MATTSKKSGSKKSKRNVPNGVVHIQSTFNNTIVSITDTSGEVISWSSAGASGFKGARKGTPFAAQTAAELAARRALEQGMRQIEVLVRGPGSGRETAIRALQVAGLEITLIRDVTPLPHNGCRRPKRRRV, encoded by the coding sequence ATGGCTACAACCTCAAAGAAATCCGGTTCTAAGAAGTCAAAGCGCAACGTTCCCAATGGAGTTGTGCATATTCAAAGTACCTTCAACAACACCATTGTTTCTATTACCGACACCTCTGGTGAAGTCATTTCCTGGTCATCAGCAGGAGCAAGCGGTTTTAAAGGAGCTCGAAAAGGTACTCCTTTTGCTGCTCAGACCGCGGCTGAACTTGCGGCCCGAAGGGCCCTAGAGCAAGGAATGCGTCAAATAGAAGTTCTTGTAAGAGGACCAGGCTCAGGTCGTGAAACCGCAATAAGAGCGTTGCAAGTAGCTGGTCTTGAAATTACTTTGATCAGAGATGTAACTCCTCTTCCTCATAACGGTTGCAGGAGACCTAAACGCAGACGCGTTTAA
- the rplX gene encoding 50S ribosomal protein L24 — translation MKIRKGDTVQVISGKDKGKTGEVLKTLPYENRVLVQGINQRTKHVKPSQEGETGRIETKEFSLHASNVMIYSTKEKVASKVEIFVDKDGSKKRRLKKTGELID, via the coding sequence ATGAAAATCCGTAAAGGAGACACAGTTCAGGTTATTTCTGGAAAGGACAAGGGTAAAACCGGTGAAGTCCTTAAAACACTTCCCTATGAAAATAGGGTTTTAGTCCAAGGAATTAACCAAAGAACAAAGCATGTAAAACCCTCACAAGAAGGAGAAACTGGTCGAATAGAAACCAAAGAATTTTCCTTGCATGCTTCAAATGTAATGATCTACTCAACTAAAGAAAAAGTTGCTAGTAAGGTTGAGATTTTTGTAGATAAAGACGGATCAAAGAAACGACGATTAAAAAAGACTGGGGAATTAATCGATTAA
- the rpsQ gene encoding 30S ribosomal protein S17 gives MALKEMVGTVVSDKMQKTVVVAVENRFPHPIYQKIISRTTRYKAHDAENHCKVGDRVRIKESPPISAHKRWTVTDVLVKGMKSKEAAK, from the coding sequence ATGGCACTTAAGGAAATGGTTGGCACTGTTGTCAGTGACAAAATGCAAAAAACAGTAGTCGTAGCTGTGGAAAATAGATTTCCACATCCTATCTACCAAAAAATTATTAGTCGTACGACTAGATATAAAGCCCATGATGCAGAAAACCATTGCAAAGTGGGAGACAGAGTTCGAATTAAAGAGTCTCCTCCTATTAGCGCTCACAAACGATGGACGGTTACAGATGTTCTTGTTAAGGGTATGAAATCTAAGGAGGCTGCAAAATGA
- a CDS encoding DNA-directed RNA polymerase subunit alpha, which translates to MLQYQIDRIDHQVSNDRSQTGVFLIGPLERGQATTLGNSLRRVLMGGLEGSAVTAVRIAGVNHEYATIPGVREDVLDILLNCKQISVDSRSQELEIGRLVVTGPADVKAKDIQFSSQVEVVDGDRPIATVQEGHNLELEIHVERGVGYRPVDRKNEETSAIDLLQIDAVFMPINRVNFTIDETAVAEGGSTRERLKMELVTDGSTSPDDALAEAANQLIELFQPLATVSMVEEIPEEPEPAAEAQIPLEELNLSVRAYNCLKRAQVNSVSDLMGFSYEDLLEIKNFGSKSADEVIEALERIGISIPQSRTSA; encoded by the coding sequence GTGTTGCAATACCAGATAGACAGGATCGATCATCAAGTTTCTAATGATCGTTCCCAAACAGGTGTCTTCCTAATCGGACCTCTTGAGAGAGGTCAAGCAACAACTTTGGGTAATTCTTTACGCAGAGTGTTGATGGGCGGACTCGAAGGCAGCGCAGTTACAGCTGTCAGGATTGCAGGAGTTAATCATGAATATGCAACAATTCCTGGTGTAAGAGAAGACGTGCTAGACATCCTTCTAAATTGTAAACAAATTTCAGTTGACAGTCGTAGTCAAGAGCTTGAGATAGGAAGACTTGTTGTAACAGGCCCAGCTGATGTTAAAGCAAAGGATATTCAGTTCTCATCTCAAGTTGAAGTTGTTGATGGTGATCGTCCAATAGCAACAGTTCAGGAGGGGCATAACCTAGAACTAGAAATACATGTAGAAAGAGGTGTTGGATATCGACCAGTTGATAGAAAAAATGAGGAGACAAGCGCAATTGATTTGCTTCAGATAGATGCTGTATTTATGCCTATAAATAGAGTTAATTTTACTATTGATGAAACTGCTGTAGCTGAGGGAGGATCAACCAGAGAAAGATTAAAAATGGAGTTGGTCACCGATGGATCCACCTCCCCAGACGATGCATTAGCGGAAGCTGCTAATCAATTAATCGAACTTTTTCAACCTCTTGCTACTGTTTCAATGGTAGAAGAGATTCCTGAAGAGCCAGAGCCTGCAGCAGAGGCCCAAATCCCCCTCGAGGAGTTAAACTTATCTGTAAGAGCTTATAATTGCCTAAAACGAGCCCAAGTGAACTCTGTTTCAGACTTGATGGGTTTCAGTTATGAGGATTTATTGGAAATTAAGAACTTCGGTTCTAAATCCGCTGACGAAGTTATTGAAGCTCTTGAGAGAATTGGAATTTCTATTCCACAAAGTAGAACTTCTGCATGA
- the truA gene encoding tRNA pseudouridine(38-40) synthase TruA has protein sequence MTNRIALVIQYDGSGFRGWQNQKDSITVQGTLEEKIAELDPIRPVKAIAAGRTDSGVHASGQVVHFDCSGPIPIHKWASALNGRLPASIKVLEAVGVPKVWHACYSAKYRRYRYSIFNGSYPNLFLQNISWHKYRFMLDINLMKHALNDLLGLHDFAAFQKAGSNRSNSLTTVQDVSISRYGDIVTVEIQASGFLYGMVRLLMGQLVAVGEKRLSLEKFRYRWRKGLRSEVKEAAPAHGLCLIRVGYEEKIFSKEKSFDTFPSFYLPKFEPTKYTS, from the coding sequence TTGACTAATAGAATTGCTCTTGTCATTCAATACGATGGATCAGGTTTTAGAGGCTGGCAAAATCAAAAAGATTCAATAACTGTTCAAGGAACTTTAGAAGAAAAAATTGCAGAACTTGATCCAATCAGACCAGTCAAGGCAATTGCAGCAGGCAGAACTGATTCAGGAGTTCATGCTTCAGGACAAGTTGTTCATTTTGATTGCTCTGGCCCAATTCCTATTCATAAATGGGCATCAGCCTTAAATGGCAGACTTCCAGCATCAATTAAAGTTCTTGAAGCAGTAGGTGTTCCCAAAGTTTGGCATGCTTGCTATTCGGCAAAATATCGAAGGTATAGATATTCTATTTTTAATGGTTCCTATCCAAATCTTTTTCTTCAAAATATAAGTTGGCATAAATATAGATTTATGTTGGACATCAATTTAATGAAGCATGCTCTGAATGATTTATTAGGTTTACATGATTTTGCAGCGTTTCAAAAAGCAGGAAGTAATAGAAGTAATTCATTGACCACAGTGCAAGATGTTTCTATTTCTCGTTATGGAGACATAGTTACAGTTGAAATTCAGGCCAGTGGCTTTTTGTACGGGATGGTCAGGCTTTTGATGGGTCAATTAGTTGCTGTTGGAGAAAAACGACTTTCTCTTGAAAAATTTAGATATAGATGGAGAAAGGGATTGCGCTCTGAGGTGAAAGAGGCTGCTCCTGCTCATGGACTGTGTTTGATAAGAGTTGGTTATGAGGAAAAAATCTTTTCAAAAGAGAAAAGTTTTGACACTTTTCCAAGTTTTTATCTTCCAAAATTTGAACCTACGAAATACACAAGCTAA
- the rplR gene encoding 50S ribosomal protein L18 — translation MSKLSRKQQTQKRHKRLRRNLSGTESRPRLAVFRSNNHIYAQIIDDDAQNTICAASTLDKDLKASLKVNAGSCDASTAVGELVAKKALSKGIKQVIFDRGGNIYHGRVKALAEAARVAGLNF, via the coding sequence ATGTCAAAACTTTCTAGAAAACAACAGACCCAAAAACGACATAAACGCTTGAGGAGAAACTTAAGCGGAACAGAGTCTCGACCAAGACTTGCTGTTTTTCGTTCTAATAACCACATTTATGCTCAAATAATAGATGACGATGCTCAAAACACTATATGTGCAGCATCAACTCTTGATAAAGACCTGAAAGCTTCTTTAAAAGTTAATGCTGGAAGTTGCGATGCTTCTACAGCAGTAGGAGAGCTTGTTGCAAAAAAAGCTTTATCAAAAGGCATCAAACAAGTTATCTTTGACAGAGGTGGGAACATCTATCATGGCAGGGTTAAAGCTCTAGCCGAAGCTGCCAGAGTGGCAGGCTTGAACTTTTAA
- the rpmJ gene encoding 50S ribosomal protein L36 has translation MKVRSSVKKISPDDQIVRRRGRIYVINKKRPRNKQRQG, from the coding sequence ATGAAGGTTAGATCCTCAGTCAAAAAAATTAGTCCTGACGATCAGATCGTGAGGCGTAGAGGCCGAATCTATGTGATCAACAAGAAAAGGCCTCGTAACAAGCAGCGTCAGGGCTGA
- the secY gene encoding preprotein translocase subunit SecY — protein sequence MLISRGRNPSAGEVITQLFSNEELRGRVFTTLGLLLIVRLGIYIPMPGIDREAFKTFIDQGGQLIGFLDIFTGGGISTLGVFALGILPFINASIIIQLLTASLPQLEDLQKNEGEAGRRKIAQITRYVALGWGLVQSTVFALILRQYAVEGISETEFVIQTSLALVTGSMIVMWLSEIITEKGIGQGASLVIFLNIVATLPKALSSTIEKAQTGDRADVLGIIILLIVFLITIVGIIFVQEGARRIPIVSAKSQMGGGALLPSRQSYLPLKLNAGGVMPIIFASALIFLPITIANFTQNPLLIKAASSLNPGSSNPWPYAITFFALILGFAYFYASLTINPLDIASNLKKGGVAIPGVRPGGATSNYLSGVQNRLTLLGGLFLGSVAIVPAAVERATNVQTFQGLGATSLLILVGVAIDTSKQIQTYVISQRYEGLVRQ from the coding sequence ATGTTAATAAGTCGTGGTCGAAACCCAAGTGCAGGTGAAGTAATCACCCAGCTTTTTAGTAATGAGGAACTTAGGGGTAGAGTATTTACGACCCTAGGCTTATTGCTAATTGTTAGATTAGGAATTTATATTCCTATGCCTGGAATAGATAGAGAGGCTTTTAAAACTTTTATTGATCAGGGAGGACAATTAATTGGATTTCTTGATATTTTTACAGGCGGTGGGATTTCAACTTTAGGAGTTTTTGCACTAGGTATTCTTCCATTTATTAATGCGTCAATAATTATTCAATTGCTTACTGCCTCTTTACCTCAATTGGAAGATTTACAGAAAAATGAAGGAGAAGCAGGAAGAAGGAAGATTGCTCAAATCACTAGATACGTCGCTTTGGGATGGGGATTGGTTCAAAGCACGGTTTTTGCTTTGATTCTTCGACAGTATGCGGTTGAAGGTATTAGCGAAACTGAATTCGTTATTCAGACATCACTGGCATTAGTCACTGGATCGATGATAGTTATGTGGCTTAGTGAGATCATTACTGAAAAAGGGATAGGCCAAGGCGCTTCATTAGTTATTTTTTTGAATATTGTTGCTACTTTGCCCAAGGCACTTAGTTCTACTATTGAAAAAGCTCAGACTGGAGATCGAGCGGATGTCCTGGGGATAATCATTCTTTTGATAGTTTTTTTAATTACTATTGTTGGTATTATTTTTGTTCAAGAAGGTGCTAGAAGGATTCCCATAGTAAGTGCAAAAAGTCAAATGGGTGGAGGAGCCCTTTTGCCAAGTAGGCAAAGTTATTTACCTCTTAAGTTAAATGCTGGTGGCGTTATGCCCATAATATTTGCTTCTGCATTAATTTTTCTACCAATAACAATCGCAAATTTTACTCAAAATCCTTTACTTATCAAGGCTGCGAGTTCACTTAATCCAGGCTCATCCAACCCATGGCCATATGCAATTACCTTTTTTGCATTAATTTTAGGTTTCGCTTACTTTTATGCTTCTCTAACAATTAATCCATTAGACATAGCCTCTAATTTAAAAAAAGGTGGTGTTGCAATTCCAGGCGTAAGACCAGGAGGTGCTACTTCTAATTACCTTTCAGGTGTTCAAAATCGCCTTACTTTGCTTGGTGGATTATTTCTTGGTTCAGTTGCTATTGTCCCTGCTGCAGTAGAGAGAGCAACTAATGTTCAAACTTTTCAAGGGCTTGGGGCAACGTCACTATTGATCTTGGTAGGAGTGGCAATTGATACCTCTAAACAGATTCAGACTTATGTCATTTCTCAAAGATATGAAGGATTAGTACGCCAATAA
- the rplE gene encoding 50S ribosomal protein L5 produces the protein MSLKTRYRETIRPKLLKDLGLKNVHQVPKVQKVTLNRGLGEAATNSKALEASLKEMATISGQKALVTRAKKAIATFKIRQGMPIGCAVTLRGDRMYAFLERFINLALPRIRDFRGVSPKSFDGRGNYTIGVKEQLIFPEITFDKVDTIRGMDITIVTSASSDEQGKALLSEMGMPFRKK, from the coding sequence ATGTCACTAAAAACACGTTACCGAGAGACAATTCGACCAAAGCTTTTAAAAGATCTTGGTCTAAAAAATGTTCATCAAGTTCCTAAGGTGCAAAAGGTCACTTTAAATAGAGGTCTTGGTGAAGCCGCAACGAATTCAAAAGCTTTAGAGGCCTCTCTAAAGGAAATGGCAACAATTTCGGGACAAAAAGCTCTTGTGACAAGAGCTAAGAAAGCAATTGCTACTTTTAAGATCAGACAAGGCATGCCCATAGGTTGCGCCGTCACACTTAGAGGTGACCGAATGTATGCATTTTTGGAAAGGTTCATAAATTTGGCACTTCCAAGAATCAGAGATTTTCGTGGTGTGAGTCCAAAAAGCTTTGATGGCCGAGGAAATTACACCATTGGAGTCAAAGAGCAACTTATTTTCCCTGAGATTACTTTTGACAAAGTCGACACCATTAGAGGCATGGATATCACAATTGTGACCAGTGCTTCCTCTGATGAACAAGGTAAGGCTCTTCTAAGTGAAATGGGAATGCCTTTCCGTAAAAAATGA
- the rplQ gene encoding 50S ribosomal protein L17, translating into MRHQRRIPQLSLPADQRKALLRGLTTQLIREGRVTTTKARAKALRNETERMITLAKDGSLASRRRAIGYVYDKQLVHALFEKAQERYGDREGGYTRIVRTTPRRGDNSEMAIVELV; encoded by the coding sequence ATGCGTCATCAACGTCGAATTCCACAATTGAGTCTACCTGCAGATCAAAGGAAGGCACTTTTAAGAGGATTAACTACTCAACTAATTCGCGAAGGTAGAGTTACAACAACGAAAGCAAGAGCTAAAGCTTTGAGAAATGAAACTGAGAGGATGATTACCTTGGCTAAGGATGGCAGTCTTGCTTCAAGGAGAAGAGCTATTGGATATGTATATGATAAGCAATTAGTTCATGCACTTTTTGAAAAGGCCCAAGAGCGATACGGCGATAGAGAAGGTGGTTATACAAGAATCGTGAGAACGACCCCAAGACGCGGGGATAATTCTGAAATGGCCATTGTTGAACTTGTATAG